A stretch of DNA from Bradyrhizobium algeriense:
GCACGGTCATGGTCGGGAACGTCGCGGTGATCTGGAACGTACGCCCGACTCCGAGCCGCCAGATCGCGCGCGGCTTCCGGCCGACCGTCCCCTCGCCGAGCAGCGTGATCCGGCCGCTGTCCGGTGTGTTCTGTCCGTTGAGCATGTCGAAACACGTGCTCTTGCCGGCGCCGTTGGGGCCGATCAGCGCGAGGATTTCGCCCGCGCGCAGTTCGAACGAAACGCTGCGCACGGCATGGACGCCGCCATAGGACTTGCTGAGATTTTGAACCGACAGCAGTGTGGGGACCATGCTCATTCGGCAACCTCTACCCGGGAGGTGGCGAGCGCAGATTTCTTGTCGTCGGAGGATCGCCGGCGATTCCAGATCGCCTCCAGCGTGCCGACGATTCCCTTGGGGAACGCCACCACCATCAGCACGATGAAGCCACCCAGCACCAGCTTGGAGAGATCGGTCTGGCTGACCAGCCAGATGTTCGCCGCCTTGAACACGATGGCGCCGATGACCGCGCCGGAAACCGTCTCGACGCCGCCGAGCAGCACCATGACCAGCGCGTCCACCGACAGCGAGATGCCGAGGCTGTCCGGAAAGACGCTTCCCTTCAGATAGGCGAACAGCGCGCCGCCGATCCCTGCAACCGTCCCTGATATGACGAAGGCCGTCCATTGTACGCGTTTGCCGTTGATGCCGATCGCCTCGCTACGCAGCGGCGAGTCCCGTGTCGCGCGCAGCGCGAAACCGAACGGCGAGAAGACGATCACCCGCAACACCGTCACCGCGAGCGCGGCGATCGCAAGCGACAGCCAGTAAAAACTGGCCGGGCCCGCGGCCCACTTGTCTGGCCAGACGCCCAAAATGCCGTTGTCACCGCCGGTTACCGTGACCCACTGGAACGCGATCGACCAGACGATCTGCGCAAAGGCCAATGTCAGCATCGCGAAATAGACGCCGGATAGTTGCACGGCGAAGAAGCCGAACACGGCTGCACCGAGCAAGCCCAGCAAGGGGCCCAGCAGCAGCGACACGATCATCGGCAGTCCCGCCGCCTTGGCGAGGAACGCAACGCCATAGGCGCCAAGGCCGAAATAGGCCGCATGTCCAAACGAGGCGAGCCCTCCGACCGACATCAGGAAATGCAGGCTTGCGGCAAAGATCACGAAGATCGCAATCTCCGAGCCGACGGTCAGCGCGTAATTTCCTGCGAACAGCGGCAGCATGGCCGCAAGGACCAGCGCGCCGATCGACATCAGCCGCTCGCCCGAGGTCAGCGGTCGCCACGGATTGACGGTCAGCCCCGGCGTGCGGCGTGCGGCGGCCTCCGGCTTGCCGAACAGGCCCCATGGCCGCACGATCAGCACGACCGCCATCACCAGGAATACCAGGATGATGGAGATTTTCGGGAATATGAGAATGCCGAAGGCGTTCAGTTCGGACACCAGCACGGCGGCGACGAAGGCGCCGATGATGCTGCCGAGCCCGCCGATCACCACCACCACGAACACGTCGACGATGATGCGCAGGTCCAGCGCGTGATGCACGGCATCGCGCGGAATCTGCAGCGCGCCGCCGAGCGCTGCGAGAAAGACGCCGAGTGCAAACACGCTGGTGAACAGCCATTTCTGATTGACGCCGAGCGCCGCCACCATGTCGCGGTCCTGCGTTGCCGCGCGCACCAGCACGCCCCAGCGCGTGCGCTGGAACAACAGCCAGAGCACGCCGAGCACGACCGGACTGAGCCCGATCAGGAACAGATCGTAGCTCGGGATATTCTGTCCGAAGAAATCGACCGCGCCCTTGAAGCCGGGCGCGCGGCGGCCGAGCAGATCGTCGGGTCCCCAGATCAGCACCACGATATCCTGGACCATCAAGGTCAGGCCGAAGGTCGCGAGCAACTGGAACAGTTCCGGCGCATGATAGATTCGCCGTAGCAGCACCATCTCGACCAGCACGCCGACCGCGGCGACGACCAGTGCCGCGACGACGATGCCGCCCCAAAAACCGAGCGCGCCGGAGAAACGCTCGGTCAGCGTGAACGCGACATAGGCGCCGAGCATGTAGAACGCGCCATGGGCGAAATTCACGATCCGCGTCACGCCGAAGATGATCGACAACCCCGACGCAACCAGAAACAGCGACGCCGCGCTGGCGAGACCGGTCAGGAACTGAACGAAGTAAAAGGCCATGGGCGGTCCGGGTTGGTGGTCGCTTTACCTCGCCCCGCTTGCGGGGAGAGGTCGGATCGCTCCTGCGATCCGGGTGAGGGGGTACAGGTCTATCGACTTGCATAGGACTCGCGGAGAGAGCCCCTCACCCCAACCCTCTAAGAGCGAGCTTCGCTCGTCTCGACCCCGCGAAGGGCGGGGAGAGGGAGAGAGAAGTTCAATCCTTCGGGCGCAGCTTGGCAACCTCCGCATCACCAGGGAGATAATCCGCCCCCTTGCGATAGACCGAGTCCACCATCACGCCCTTGCCGTCCTTCAGCGCGGTCTTGCCGACATAGGCGCCAAGCGTGGACTGGTGATCGATCTTGCGGAAGGTGATCTCGCCGAACGGCGATGGCATCGACAGGCCTTCGGTCGCGGCAATCAACTTCTCCGGATCGGTCGAGTTGGCCTTCGCAAGGATCGCCGCAGCGGCCTTGATGGTCTGGTAGCCGACGATCGAGCCGAGACGCGGATAGTCGTTGTACTTGGCCTGATAGGCTTTCAGGAACTTGTCATGGTCCGGCGTCTTGATGTCGTACCAGGGGTAACCCGTGACGATCCAGCCCTCGGGCGTCTCGTCCTTGAGCGGATCGAGATATTCCGGCTCGCCGGTGAGGAAGGACACCACCGAGCGTCCCTTGAACAGGCCGCGCGTATTGCCCTCGCGCACGAGTTTTACGAGATCGGCGCCGAAGGTGACATTTAAGATCGCCTCAGGGTTGGCTGATGCAACCGCCTGCACTACCGGGCCGGCGTCGATCTTGCCCTGCGGCGGCCACTGCTCGTCGACCCACTGGATGTCCGGACGCTTCTCCGACATCAGCTTCTTGAACACCGCGACCGCCGACTGGCCGTATTCATAGTTCGGCGCAATCGTCGCCCAGCGCTTGGCCGGCAGTTTGGCGGCTTCTTCCACCAGCATCGCCGCCTGCATGTAGTTGGAAGGACGAAGCCGGAATGTGTAGCGATTGCCCTTGGACCAGGTGATGGCGTCGGTCAAAGGTTCTGCCGCCAGGAAGAATACTTTCTTCTGGTTGGCGAAATCGCTGACGGCCAGACCGATGTTGGAGAGAAACGTGCCGGTCAGCATCGCCACGTTCTCGCTCGAGACCAGTTCGTTGGCCGCGGTCTGCGCGTCTGCCGGCTTGCCGCCGTCATCCTTGGAGATGACGACGAGCTTCTTGCCGTTGATGCCGCCCGCGGCGTTGACTTCCTCGACCGCGAGCTGCCAGCCCTTGCGATAGGGCTCGGTGAAGGCAGGCAACAGCGAATAGCTGTTGATCTCGCCGATCTTGATCTCGCTCTGTGCCATGGCGCTGCCGGCCATGCCGGCAACCGCGATCGCCAAACCTGCTCCAAGTACGTGTCTACGTCGCATCCCTACCTCCAATGTACTGTGAAACTATCTTAAACCGTCTTCGCCTTTGACTTCCGAAACCGTCAGTCCACCGACCCGAGGCAACGGCCTGCCGCTGTCGGTAACCGCAACCGCCACCATGATCTCGTTGGCGCGCGGCGCATCGTTGATCTGCACCTCCATGCCGTCGAAATGGCTGCGCACGAAGGCTGCGTCCTTGTGACCGAGCGGAATATCCAGCGTCGTTCCGGGACCGCTGCGCTTCTTCGACGACGGGATCAGCGCTGCGCCCTTGCTCAAAACTTTCCGCACCGGCGCGCCCATCTTCGGATGCAGGATCGCGGCCGCGTGTTCCAGTTCGCCGTTTTCGCCGACGGCTGCGGCCTTGCCGTAGCTGTGCGCCATGGCGCCGTCGATGCCGAGCGCCGCCACCGCTCTTTTGGAAAGTAGATCGCCGAGCTCCTCACCGATTTCGATCAACGGCGAGAGATCCTCGACGTAGCGGCCTGCAAAGGGATTCTCAATCACGGCGATCGCCGCTGCGCGCCGGGTCGGCGGCGCAACCTTCTGACCCATCTCGAGATGGGTCTCCTCGACCACCGTGACGATCTTGCGAATGATCGCGCCCATTGTCAGCCTCGCTCCCGATCAAACATGCGCTGTTCTTTCCAGTGCGCTTCCATGAAACGCCGGCGGCGCGCCTGCCTTGATCCCTGTTGCACCCACCACGGCCGTCTCGCCTAGTAGACGCAAGGCCGCACCTTCGATCAATCCCGCCGCAAGCAATTGCTGTGCCCGGCTCACCCCTGCCCTCAATGCGTCGTCGATTTCACTCTCCCCGAGCACGCCGACATCGCGGGTAACAAGACGCGCGCCGAGATCGCTATCGGGCTGCAGTTCGTTCGCCGGGCAACGGATGATCGCGGGATGGTCGGGCAGATCGACCGCGTTGGCGATGATCGTGGCGGCGGCATCTGCCTGAGATGCCGTTTTCGCCAGCACGGTGACGGCATCCGCGATCCCCAGCGAAAAACTGCGGCCGTGCCGCCCGCTGGTCGCGACGCCCCGCACCGGATCGTCGGCGTCGATGTCAATCGTTCGCATCAGGCCATGCCGGTCGGGCCGATCCATCAGGCCCACGGTAAACTGCTCGCCGCCGGTGAGATGCAGCGCGATGTCACCGCCATTGTTGACGTAGGCGCGGTCGAGCCGTGCGGCGGCAAGCATCACGCCTAGAATCTCCTCCGCGACGCTCCCTGCCACCGCTGCCATCGGCGTGATGAACTCTTCGGTCGCAAAAGGCACGACAGCCGCATGCATGCGGCGCGCGACGACGCCCTTCAGTGGGCATCGAATCGGATCGGCGGCCATTCGGAGTTCAACCAACTCCTCGCAGAGTTCATCCAGCAGGCCGGTAAAGCGCCGCGCCGCCGCCTCATACGCAGCGCTCACATCGCCTTCCCTGCCCTTCGCCTCGATAACCAGATCGATCGGACCGTCCTGCAAATGCAGCCGCTTGCCGTCAGGAAGAAGCGCGATTTGCCGCAGCCGTTTCATGTGCGCCGTCCCGGGATGTAAGGCATCGGACGGAGCTCGGTGTTATCCCGCAACGACGCCAGCGGGCGCACGTGATCCATGTGCCCGCCGAGCGCGGCGTAATCCGAGAGCCGCAGCGTGAACTCGATCGGCGCCACCAGCGCCGGCGTCGGCACATAGCCGAACGCACCCGCCGGCATCTGCGTGACGTCGACCATGAAGGTGATGCCGCCACCGGGCCAGACATAGACCGGTGCGCCACCGCTGGTGACCCGCGTCAGCGCATCCTTGACCGAGCGCGTCAGCCGCACCGGATTGTCGGTGACGCCGGCACGCAGCGAGCCGCCGGCGCCGCCCATGAACAGCACCGTGCATAGCGCCGGTTCGCAATTTTCCTGGATACGCTCGACGGAGAACCGAAGGTCGGGCGGCATCTGCTTTTCGATCGGCCGCAGCGCTTCATCAAGCTCGTAATAGGCCGCGTGCTCGCCCGTGGTCGAGACCATCAGCATGGTGAGGCCGGGCCGCGCTTCCTTTGGATTGAACGGCCCCAGCACTGACAGCGGATCGGAAATATTGGTGCCGCCCCAGCCGGTGCCGGGATCGGCGACCTGGAAATAACGGCCCGGTGTCGAGCGCCGCCCCTTCATCTTGATCCCGGTATCGGGAATATCGAGCAGCTTGCCGGCCTGGTGTTCCGAGAGAACGCCGGTGATGTGATCGTCCACGACCACGACTTCATCGACCTTGCCATGCCATTGCTTGGCGAACATGCCGATCGTCGCCGAGCCGCAGCCCACCCGCATGCGCTCTTCGGCAACCCCATTGACGATGGGGGGATAACCGGCCTGCACCACGACGGTAGCGCCGCCATCGATCGTCAGTTCCACCGGCTTGCAGTTGGAGAGGTCCATTAGCGCGTCGCAGGTGACACGGCCTTCCTTCTTGGAGCCGCCGGTCAGATGATGCACGCCACCGAGGGAGAGCATCTGCGAGCCGTATTCGCTGGTCGTCAGATGGCCGATCGCCTCGCCTTGCGCACGGACCGTCGCCGTCTCCGGGCCGAGATAGCGGTCAGTGTCGATCTTCACCTTGACGCCGCAATAGCTGAAGATGCCCTCGGTCACGACGGTGACCATGTCGACGCCATCGATCTCCGAGGACACGATAAAGGGCGCGGGCTTGTAATCCGGGTATGTGGTGCCGGCGCCGATGGCGGTCACGAACACGTTCGGTTCGAGGACGATCTTGCCATCCCAATCGCCGCCGCCGGCCTGGAACGGCACCAACCGTCCGCCATGCGATACCGTCTGTTCCAGCACGATATGCGGATCGACGCGCACCAGTTCACCGTTGTGATTGGCATAGCGATCGCACGCGCCGGCCGCGCCCGGTTTGATGTAGCACATCACCGGACAGGCATCGCAGCGGATCTTGTCGCCACCGGCGACGGTCGCATCGGTCATGAACAAGCCTGCAGTCGAGAAGGCGCCGATCGGAGCCGCTTCCTCACGGCCCGATCACTTTGTTCGTATACGAATGATGTTGCGCGCGGACGGAAACGCTGTCAAGCGGGCCCTGCCGCGAAAGGCCCGACTTGCCGCATAATACCTCATTTGCCTCGCCGCTCTGTTCATAAAGTGAGCAGCGCACCGCAGCGCGGGATCGTGCGGCTTGCACGTTTGTACACAAACGGTATCTTTCAGCAGCGTCCAGGGCGTAGTTTGCAGCGCAACGAAGGCTTAGGAGAGCATGACGCAGAGCACGATGCGCCTGACCGTCAACGGCAAGACCAGCGATGTCGACGCCGCGCCCGACACCGCATTGCTTTACGTCCTGCGCAACGACCTCGCCTTGAACGGACCGAAATATGGCTGCGGTCTCGGCGAATGCGGCGCCTGCGCGGTGCTGATCGACGGCGTCGCCGCGCGCTCCTGCGTGATCCCGATCGAGGGCTGCACCGGGCGCGACATCGTGACGCTCGAAGGTCTCGGCACGCGCGAGCATCCCGATCCCGTGCAGCAGGCCTTCATCCGCGAACAGGCTGCGCAATGCGGCTACTGCCTCAACGGCATGATCATAGCGACCAAGGCCTTGTTGTTGCGTTCCCCTCACCCGTCGGACGATGAAGTGCTGGAAGCGCTCCGCCATCATCTCTGCCGCTGCGGTGCGCATGTCGAGATCATGCGTGCGGCGATGCGGGCCGCAGGCCGTGCCGTTGAGGCGCAGGCGTGATGACGGCTCCCGACACGACCGAGGATCGCGAACGTCTGCAGGGAACGCTGTCCGTCGTTCGTCCCGCCTCCCCCGTCGAAGCCGTCAAGTTCGAGACCTTCATCAGGATCACCGCCGACGGATCGGTCACCGCCTATAACGGCCATGTCGATCTCGGCACCGGCATTCGCACCGCGCTCGGACAGATCGTCGCGGAGGAACTCGACGTGTCCTTTGCGCGCGTCGTCGTCGTGCTGGGCGATACGTCGCTGGTGCCCAATCAAGGCGCGACGATCGCGAGCGAAACGATCCAGATCACCGCCGTGCCGCTGCGCAAGGCCGCTGCGCAGGCACGGCAGTTCCTGATCGCACGTGCGGCGGAGCGGCTGGAGCTTCCGGTCGAAGGACTCGTCATCGAGGACGGCCTGGTCCGCGGCAAGGACAACCGCAGCGTCAGCTATGGCGAACTGATTGCGGGCGAGACCATCCAGCTTGAACTGGCCGATGATGTTCCCGTGAAGTCTGTTGATGCCTACAACATTGTCGGCCAATCCGTGCCGCGCGTCGATCTGCCGGCGAAGGCAACCGGCGAATTGGTCTACGTTCACGACATGCGCGTGCCCGGCATGCTGCATGGCCGCGTCGTTCGTCCACCCTATGCCGGCGTCGATGTCGGTGATTTCATCGGCAACAGCCTGATCGCGGTCGACGAGTCCTCCGTGCGCGACATCCCCGGACTTGTCGCCGTTGTGAGGATCGGCGACTTCGTCGGCGTCGTCGCCGAGCGCGAGGAAAATGCGATCAAGGCCGCAGCGCAGTTGAAGGTTTCCTGGAAGCCGGTGCCGACGCTGCCCGACCTGCAGGACATCGAGACCGCGCTGCGTGCCAATCCGTCGACGCCGCGGACACTGATCGACAAGGGCAATGTCGACGCGGCGATTGCCGGTGCGGCGAAGCCGATGCCGCGAACCTACATCTGGCCGTACCAGATGCACGCTTCGATCGGCCCTTCCTGCGCGGTTGCCGATTATCAGGAGGATCTGACGCGGGTCTGGTCCGGCACGCAGAACCCGCACCATCTGCGCACCGAGCTGGCACGGCTGATCCATCGCCGCGAAGCCGAGATCGAGGTGATCCGGATGGAGGCCGCCGGCTGCTACGGCCGCAACTGCGCCGATGACGTTTCTGCCGACGCAGTGCTGCTGTCGCGCGCCGTCGGCCGGCCCGTTCGCGTGCAATTGACGCGTGAGCAGGAACATGCGTGGGAGCCAAAGGGCACCGCACAGTTGATGGATGTCAATGGCGGGTTGAACGCCGACGGCAGCGTCGCCGGTTATGATTTTGCCACGCGCTATCCATCGAACGGCGCACCGACGCTGGCGCTGCTGCTGACCGGTACCATCCCGCACACGCCGGCGATCTTCGAGATGGGCGACCGCACCGCGATCCCGCCCTACGATTACGACAATCTGCGCGTGGTGGCCAACGACATGCCGCCGATCGTGCGCGCCTCCTGGCTGCGCGGCGTCTCGGCGCTGCCGAACACTTTTGCGCATGAATCCTGGATCGACGAATGCGCCGATGAAGCCGGCGTCGACCCGATCGAGTACCGCCTGCGCTATCTGAAGGACCCGCGCGCGATCGATCTCGTCAATGCGGTCGCCGAGCGCGCCGGCTGGAAGCCACGGCCGGTACGGCGGGAACCGGAAGCCGAAGGCGACATCGTTCGTGGGCGCGGCTTTGCCTACGCTCTCTATGTGCACAGCAAGTTTCCGGGCTATGGCGCGGCGTGGTCGGCGTGGATCGCCGATGTCGCCGTCAACAAGGCGACCGGCGATGTCAGCGTGACGCGCGTCGTGGCGGGACAGGACTCCGGCCTGATGATCAACCCGGAAGGCGTGCGCCACCAGATCCACGGCAACGTCATCCAGTCGACCAGCCGCGCGCTGATGGAGGAAGTGTCGTTCGATCGCACGTCGGTGACGGCGCGAGAATGGGGCGCCTACCCCATCATCAAATTCCCGGAGGTGCCCGAGATCGACGTGTTGATGCTGCCGCGGCAGGACCAGCCGCCGCTCGGCGTCGGTGAGTCCGCCTCCGTCCCCAGCGCGGCTGCCATCGCCAACGCCATCTTTGATGCGACGGGTGTGCGCTTTCGCGAATTGCCGTTCACGCCGGAACGTATCTTGCGGCGATTGCACGGCGAGGAACAGCATGCACCGGAAGCGTTGCCGTCGCCGACATCCGCGCCGCAGCCCGACCTGAACAGGTGGCAAAATCCTTTTGCCGGACGCCGCGGCGTGTTCGCGACAGCCGCAGCCCTGTGCGCCGCCGCGATCGGTATCGGCGCCGCCGTCTTGCCGTGGCGCGCGATCGCGCCGATCGCGCGGCCCGATGCCTCGGTCTATTCGGCCGCGACCATCGCCCGCGGCCAGCAACTCGCCGCCCTCGGTGACTGCGCGGTCTGCCACACCTCGGCGAACGGTATCCTCAACGCCGGTGGCAAGCCGTTGCCTACGCCTTTCGGTACGATCTATTCGACCAACATTACGCCCGATGTCGAAACCGGAATCGGCGCGTGGTCCTATCCCGCCTTCGAGCGCGCGATGCGGGAGGGAATCCATCGCGACGGCCGGCATCTCTATCCGGCATTTCCCTACACGCATTTCGCCAGGACCACTGACGCCGACATGCAGGCGCTCTACGCCTATCTAATGGCGCAGCCGGCGGTGCGCGCGGAGGCGCCGCAGAATGCGCTGGCGTTACCGTTCAACGTTCGTCCGCTGATGGCGGGGTGGAACGCGCTGTTCCACAAACCGACTCTATTCCAGGCCGACCCGACGAGATCCGAGATATGGAATCGCGGGGCCTATCTCGTCGAAGGCCTCGGCCATTGCAGCGCCTGCCATTCGCCGCGCAATGCACTGGGCGCGGAGAGGGCGAACGCCTATCTCGCCGGCGGATTTGCGGAAGGCTGGGAAGCTCCTGCGCTGACGTCGCTGTCGCAGGCGCCGATCCCGTGGAGTGAGGGTGAACTTTACGCTTACCTGCGAACCGGCGAGTCGCGGCTTCACGGCGTCGCCGCCGGGCCGATGGCGCCCGTCGTAAAGGAGCTCACAGCACTTCCAGATTCCGATATCCGCGCCATGTCGGTCTATCTCGCTTCGTTCAATGAGACCTCCATGGATCCCGCGGCGCAGCAAGCGCTCGCCGCGAGACTGGAATCCTCGACCGGCACGCGCGCGTCGGCAGCCTCCAGCACCGGCGCCCGGCTCTATCAGGGCGCCTGCGCGGTGTGCCACGAAGTCGGCGGCGCGCCGCTGTTCGGCAGCCGGCCGTCGCTGGCGCTGAACAGCAATCTGCAGAGCGCCGTGCCTGATAATCTGATCCAGCTCATCCTGCATGGCATCGCCAAGCCGGCCGCAACCGACCTCGGCTATATGCCGGCCTTCAAGGACAGCCTGACCGACGGCCAGATCGCGGAACTGGCCGCTTATCTGCGGCGGCAATTCGCCCCGGACAAGCCTGCCTGGACCGGTATCCAGGCGGCAGTCGGACGGATTCGGCAGGAATAGCGCGCTGAGCTGCCATGCCGCCGCCAAAACCCACTGGTTGGGCGGCCCCTGGCACGGTAGAGTTCCGCCATGGCAGTTACCGACATTGCATCCCGAACCTATAACCATGGCTGGCGGCTCGACCCGATCGTGCGCAGCCTGCTCGACACAGATTTTTACAAGCTTTTGATGCTGCAGATGATCCGCGAATTCTATCCGGATCAGCGCGTTACCTTTTCGGTCATCAACCGCACGAAGCAGGTCCGCCTTGCCGAGATCATCGACGAGGGCGAACTGCGCGCGCAGCTCGATCATGCCCGCACCATCCGCTTCACCAAGAAGGAACTGATCTGGCTCGCGGGTAATACGTTCTACGGCAAGACCCAGATGTTCTCGCCCGACTTCATCAACTGGCTCGCCAGCTTTCGCCTGCCCGAATACGAATTGAACAAGGTCGACGGCCAGTACGAACTGCACTTCCATGGGCCGTGGACCCACACCACGATGTGGGAGATCCCGGCGCTTGCGATCATGAACGAGCTGCGTTCGCGACAGGCGACCAAGGGACAGGGACGCTTCGTGCTCGACGTGCTCTATGCCCGCGCCAAGGCCAAGCTGTGGTCCAAGGTCGAACGGTTGCGCAAGCTCGAAGGCTTGCGGCTGTCGGACTTCGGCACCCGCCGTCGCCACGGCCATCTCTGGCAGCGCTGGTGCGTCGAGGCGGTCAAGGAGGGACTCGGGCCTTCGTTCACCGGCACCTCGAACGTGCTGCTGGCGATGGACAACGATCTCGAAGCGATCGGAACCAACGCGCATGAATTGCCGATGGTCGCAGCCGCGCTCGCCAATTCCGACGAGGAATTGCGCTGGGCGCCCTATCGCATCCTCGATCAGTGGCGACACACCTATGGCGGCAATCTTTTGATTGCGCTGCCCGACGCCTTCGGCACCAAGGTGTTTTTGCGCGACGCGCCGGACTGGCTCGCCGACTGGACCGGCTTTCGCCCGGACAGCGCGCCGCCGATCACGGCCGGCGAGGAGATCATCAAGTGGTGGAAGCAGAAGGGCCGCGATCCCAGGGAGAAGCTGCTGGTTTTCTCCGACGGCATGGACGTCGACTCGATCGAGGAGACCTATCGCCATTTCGCGGGACGCGTCCGTATCTCGTTCGGCTGGGGCACCAACCTGACCAATGATTTCGTCGGCTGCGCGCCCGATGGTTCCGCCGATCTCGATCCAATCTCGCTGGTCTGCAAGGTGACCTCGGTCGATGGACGGCCGGCGGTCAAGCTGTCCGACAATCCCGAGAAGGCGACCGGCTCCGCGTCCGAGGTCGAGCGTTATCTGCGCGTGTTCGGGAATGCCGGCCGCGTCCGCACTCCCGTGCACGTCTGAACCCGCAAATATCAATTTCCAGCCACCTATCGACTTGACGAGCCCCGCATGCCCGCACCCAAGCCGCCTGCTTTCGAAACCTTGAGCCTGCACGCCGGCCAGCGCCCGGACCCCGCAACCGGCGCCCGCGCGGTGCCGATCTATCAGACGACTTCCTACGTGTTCCAGGATTCCGACCATGCCGCCGCGCTGTTCAACCTCGAGCGCGCCGGCCACATCTACACGCGCATTT
This window harbors:
- a CDS encoding ABC transporter permease, encoding MAFYFVQFLTGLASAASLFLVASGLSIIFGVTRIVNFAHGAFYMLGAYVAFTLTERFSGALGFWGGIVVAALVVAAVGVLVEMVLLRRIYHAPELFQLLATFGLTLMVQDIVVLIWGPDDLLGRRAPGFKGAVDFFGQNIPSYDLFLIGLSPVVLGVLWLLFQRTRWGVLVRAATQDRDMVAALGVNQKWLFTSVFALGVFLAALGGALQIPRDAVHHALDLRIIVDVFVVVVIGGLGSIIGAFVAAVLVSELNAFGILIFPKISIILVFLVMAVVLIVRPWGLFGKPEAAARRTPGLTVNPWRPLTSGERLMSIGALVLAAMLPLFAGNYALTVGSEIAIFVIFAASLHFLMSVGGLASFGHAAYFGLGAYGVAFLAKAAGLPMIVSLLLGPLLGLLGAAVFGFFAVQLSGVYFAMLTLAFAQIVWSIAFQWVTVTGGDNGILGVWPDKWAAGPASFYWLSLAIAALAVTVLRVIVFSPFGFALRATRDSPLRSEAIGINGKRVQWTAFVISGTVAGIGGALFAYLKGSVFPDSLGISLSVDALVMVLLGGVETVSGAVIGAIVFKAANIWLVSQTDLSKLVLGGFIVLMVVAFPKGIVGTLEAIWNRRRSSDDKKSALATSRVEVAE
- a CDS encoding ABC transporter substrate-binding protein, with amino-acid sequence MRRRHVLGAGLAIAVAGMAGSAMAQSEIKIGEINSYSLLPAFTEPYRKGWQLAVEEVNAAGGINGKKLVVISKDDGGKPADAQTAANELVSSENVAMLTGTFLSNIGLAVSDFANQKKVFFLAAEPLTDAITWSKGNRYTFRLRPSNYMQAAMLVEEAAKLPAKRWATIAPNYEYGQSAVAVFKKLMSEKRPDIQWVDEQWPPQGKIDAGPVVQAVASANPEAILNVTFGADLVKLVREGNTRGLFKGRSVVSFLTGEPEYLDPLKDETPEGWIVTGYPWYDIKTPDHDKFLKAYQAKYNDYPRLGSIVGYQTIKAAAAILAKANSTDPEKLIAATEGLSMPSPFGEITFRKIDHQSTLGAYVGKTALKDGKGVMVDSVYRKGADYLPGDAEVAKLRPKD
- a CDS encoding amino acid synthesis family protein; translated protein: MGAIIRKIVTVVEETHLEMGQKVAPPTRRAAAIAVIENPFAGRYVEDLSPLIEIGEELGDLLSKRAVAALGIDGAMAHSYGKAAAVGENGELEHAAAILHPKMGAPVRKVLSKGAALIPSSKKRSGPGTTLDIPLGHKDAAFVRSHFDGMEVQINDAPRANEIMVAVAVTDSGRPLPRVGGLTVSEVKGEDGLR
- a CDS encoding UPF0280 family protein, whose amino-acid sequence is MKRLRQIALLPDGKRLHLQDGPIDLVIEAKGREGDVSAAYEAAARRFTGLLDELCEELVELRMAADPIRCPLKGVVARRMHAAVVPFATEEFITPMAAVAGSVAEEILGVMLAAARLDRAYVNNGGDIALHLTGGEQFTVGLMDRPDRHGLMRTIDIDADDPVRGVATSGRHGRSFSLGIADAVTVLAKTASQADAAATIIANAVDLPDHPAIIRCPANELQPDSDLGARLVTRDVGVLGESEIDDALRAGVSRAQQLLAAGLIEGAALRLLGETAVVGATGIKAGAPPAFHGSALERTAHV
- a CDS encoding 6-hydroxynicotinate reductase, translating into MTDATVAGGDKIRCDACPVMCYIKPGAAGACDRYANHNGELVRVDPHIVLEQTVSHGGRLVPFQAGGGDWDGKIVLEPNVFVTAIGAGTTYPDYKPAPFIVSSEIDGVDMVTVVTEGIFSYCGVKVKIDTDRYLGPETATVRAQGEAIGHLTTSEYGSQMLSLGGVHHLTGGSKKEGRVTCDALMDLSNCKPVELTIDGGATVVVQAGYPPIVNGVAEERMRVGCGSATIGMFAKQWHGKVDEVVVVDDHITGVLSEHQAGKLLDIPDTGIKMKGRRSTPGRYFQVADPGTGWGGTNISDPLSVLGPFNPKEARPGLTMLMVSTTGEHAAYYELDEALRPIEKQMPPDLRFSVERIQENCEPALCTVLFMGGAGGSLRAGVTDNPVRLTRSVKDALTRVTSGGAPVYVWPGGGITFMVDVTQMPAGAFGYVPTPALVAPIEFTLRLSDYAALGGHMDHVRPLASLRDNTELRPMPYIPGRRT
- a CDS encoding (2Fe-2S)-binding protein yields the protein MTQSTMRLTVNGKTSDVDAAPDTALLYVLRNDLALNGPKYGCGLGECGACAVLIDGVAARSCVIPIEGCTGRDIVTLEGLGTREHPDPVQQAFIREQAAQCGYCLNGMIIATKALLLRSPHPSDDEVLEALRHHLCRCGAHVEIMRAAMRAAGRAVEAQA